In Curtobacterium sp. TC1, the following proteins share a genomic window:
- a CDS encoding alpha/beta hydrolase: MTTLHGWSGSPAVRAAVQLPPAARAGVVICPPLGQEGVIAYRTLRLLADRLEARGIASVRYDPSGRGDGAPDTDPDAQVRSARHAAAVLRTSGVRHVAFVGLASAALVAATAAEETDALLVWDAPASGRGWLRRQRALATITIGTERFVDGVESLIGIEVEPDEAAALSALAFAPRTGPTVALVRPETRAPKTLGPVETVEVPGSAELLDGTSIHARIPGAAVDTAVAWLDAWAPAASGPVVPPVLDEVLDVDGRVSERIVRLGPDELFAVETVSSAQHHDAPLVVLHNGAAEHRVGATDYQVDLARALARDGARVVRVDRRATGESSTVRDDERSFLFAQEWVEDQSAVVAGLGTPSDRLVLVGMCAGAWLAGRSVDEAPRLVVEISPNDYRRQPAAPGSYEDAVRAIDAPSPGRLWVRRRYNAVVPKALREWIARRDRVGGVVEHVRPLVEHGTDVVVIAAPDDADLFDRLGGQKALRRYGGVGRRGSVSIVRVEDGDHSLFSPVMRRAVRAEVRSRVAATFPVPA, encoded by the coding sequence GTGACGACGCTGCACGGGTGGTCCGGTTCGCCGGCCGTCCGCGCCGCCGTGCAGCTGCCGCCCGCTGCGCGGGCCGGGGTCGTCATCTGCCCGCCGCTCGGGCAGGAGGGCGTCATCGCCTACCGCACGCTCCGCCTGCTCGCAGACCGCCTGGAGGCCCGTGGCATCGCCTCGGTGCGCTACGACCCGTCCGGACGTGGTGACGGCGCACCCGACACCGACCCCGACGCGCAGGTCCGGTCCGCGCGCCACGCGGCCGCCGTGCTCCGCACGTCCGGGGTCCGGCACGTCGCGTTCGTCGGACTCGCCTCGGCCGCCCTCGTCGCCGCGACCGCCGCCGAGGAGACCGACGCCCTGCTCGTCTGGGACGCCCCGGCCTCGGGCCGCGGCTGGCTCCGCCGGCAGCGCGCGCTGGCGACCATCACCATCGGCACCGAGCGGTTCGTGGACGGCGTCGAGAGCCTGATCGGCATCGAGGTCGAACCGGACGAGGCGGCAGCGCTCTCCGCCCTGGCGTTCGCGCCGCGCACCGGTCCGACCGTGGCGCTCGTGCGACCGGAGACCCGTGCCCCGAAGACCCTCGGGCCCGTCGAGACCGTCGAGGTGCCCGGCAGTGCCGAGCTGCTCGACGGCACGAGCATCCACGCGCGGATCCCGGGAGCCGCCGTGGACACCGCCGTCGCCTGGCTCGACGCCTGGGCGCCTGCGGCGTCGGGACCGGTCGTGCCACCCGTGCTCGACGAGGTCCTGGACGTCGACGGGCGGGTGTCCGAGCGCATCGTCCGCCTCGGTCCGGACGAACTGTTCGCCGTCGAGACCGTCTCGTCCGCACAGCACCACGACGCGCCCCTGGTGGTCCTGCACAACGGTGCCGCCGAGCACCGGGTCGGTGCCACCGACTACCAGGTCGACCTCGCCCGGGCGCTCGCCCGTGACGGTGCCCGCGTCGTCCGGGTCGACCGCCGGGCCACCGGTGAGAGCTCCACCGTGCGCGACGACGAACGCAGCTTCCTCTTCGCCCAGGAGTGGGTCGAGGACCAGTCCGCCGTCGTCGCCGGCCTCGGCACCCCGTCGGACCGCCTGGTGCTCGTCGGGATGTGCGCCGGCGCCTGGCTCGCCGGTCGGTCCGTCGACGAGGCACCCCGCCTGGTCGTCGAGATCAGCCCGAACGACTACCGCCGGCAGCCGGCGGCCCCCGGCAGCTACGAGGACGCCGTGCGGGCGATCGACGCCCCCTCGCCCGGTCGCCTGTGGGTTCGCCGGCGGTACAACGCCGTCGTGCCGAAGGCCCTGCGGGAGTGGATCGCCCGGCGGGACCGCGTCGGCGGCGTCGTCGAGCACGTCCGACCGCTGGTGGAGCACGGCACCGACGTCGTCGTGATCGCCGCTCCGGACGACGCCGACCTGTTCGACCGGCTCGGTGGCCAGAAGGCCCTGCGCCGCTACGGCGGGGTCGGCCGGCGCGGCTCGGTGTCGATCGTGCGGGTCGAGGACGGCGACCACTCGCTGTTCTCCCCCGTGATGCGCCGAGCCGTCCGCGCCGAGGTGCGTTCGCGCGTCGCGGCGACGTTC
- a CDS encoding amino acid--[acyl-carrier-protein] ligase — translation MTITDPTTSTTTAPDLDAARAALRARLLADRVLIDLGSPGLYGRTGVFERVYTAVDAAAVRSQQDLDAEVLRFPPVEPLAAFERTDYIASFPDLAASISGFTGDDRTHRALLAARERGERWEGFLEPADLMLTPAVCHPVYGLVGDTIPQEGRFFDIVGDSFRREPSLDPMRLQAFHMHEFVHIGTPASAQQHRDGRIPVMRELLESFGLEIDVVPANDPFFGRVGQMLARNQVEQALKFEFVTPVYGDDHPTTAISSANLHEDHFGTSFGLRTADGEVAHSACIAFGLERITIALFAAHGTDVDAWPAPVRAALAL, via the coding sequence GTGACCATCACGGACCCCACCACCAGCACGACCACCGCGCCGGACCTCGACGCCGCGCGGGCCGCCCTCCGCGCCCGCCTGCTCGCCGACCGCGTGCTCATCGACCTCGGCTCCCCCGGGCTGTACGGCCGGACCGGCGTGTTCGAGCGCGTGTACACGGCCGTCGACGCCGCGGCCGTCCGCAGCCAGCAGGACCTCGACGCCGAGGTGCTGCGGTTCCCGCCGGTCGAGCCGCTCGCCGCGTTCGAGCGCACCGACTACATCGCGTCGTTCCCGGACCTCGCCGCGTCGATCTCCGGCTTCACCGGCGACGACCGCACGCACCGGGCACTGCTCGCCGCCCGCGAGCGCGGTGAGCGGTGGGAGGGCTTCCTCGAGCCCGCCGACCTCATGCTCACCCCCGCGGTCTGCCACCCGGTGTACGGCCTGGTCGGCGACACGATCCCGCAGGAGGGCCGGTTCTTCGACATCGTCGGCGACTCGTTCCGCCGCGAGCCGTCGCTCGACCCGATGCGCCTGCAGGCCTTCCACATGCACGAGTTCGTGCACATCGGCACGCCGGCGTCGGCCCAGCAGCACCGCGACGGCCGGATCCCGGTGATGCGCGAGCTGCTCGAGTCGTTCGGGCTCGAGATCGACGTGGTCCCCGCCAATGACCCCTTCTTCGGTCGCGTCGGGCAGATGCTCGCCCGCAACCAGGTCGAGCAGGCGCTGAAGTTCGAGTTCGTCACGCCCGTCTACGGCGACGACCACCCGACCACGGCGATCAGCTCGGCGAACCTGCACGAGGACCACTTCGGCACCTCGTTCGGTCTCCGCACCGCCGACGGCGAGGTCGCCCACAGCGCCTGCATCGCCTTCGGACTGGAGCGCATCACCATCGCCCTGTTCGCCGCACACGGCACGGACGTCGACGCCTGGCCGGCGCCGGTCCGCGCGGCGCTCGCGCTGTGA
- a CDS encoding acyl-CoA dehydrogenase family protein translates to MTLTLPTTPIVDRFAERAAAVAAVAAQFADEVDRDARPPREAIAAMREYGLLAAAVPTEHGGEGASVSELSAIATELGRACAATGMVFAMHQGQVMALWRHGGDGAGVLDTIAAVRDGALVASATTERGVGGDARRSTCSIEATDDGRIRLRKDAPVISYATEADAVFVTARRDPDAPASDQRLLICRTDSMVLSQTSTWDTMGLRGTCSNGWILDTETTVDRVFRDDYAAISAQTVLPVSHVLWASVWLGIAASASERARTAVREQARAAIGTTPPGALRLAELLVDLQALADSVRHAAERFDAAADDPEVLASSAYALAANALKIGASERVTDIVTKALRIVGIAGYAASGPMSIARHLRDAHGAAVMVSNDRLLKNDADLALMTGVIL, encoded by the coding sequence GTGACCCTGACCCTGCCGACGACACCGATCGTCGACCGCTTCGCCGAGCGCGCCGCCGCCGTGGCCGCGGTCGCCGCCCAGTTCGCGGACGAGGTCGACCGCGACGCCCGCCCGCCGCGCGAGGCCATCGCGGCCATGCGCGAGTACGGTCTGCTCGCCGCCGCGGTCCCCACGGAGCACGGTGGCGAGGGCGCGTCCGTGTCCGAACTCTCGGCGATCGCCACCGAGCTCGGCCGGGCCTGCGCCGCCACCGGCATGGTCTTCGCGATGCACCAGGGCCAGGTCATGGCGCTCTGGCGGCACGGCGGCGACGGTGCCGGCGTGCTCGACACGATCGCCGCGGTCCGGGACGGCGCGCTCGTCGCCTCGGCCACGACGGAGCGCGGGGTCGGCGGCGACGCCCGCCGTTCGACCTGCTCGATCGAGGCCACCGACGACGGCCGCATCCGCCTGCGCAAGGACGCGCCGGTGATCTCGTACGCGACCGAGGCCGACGCGGTGTTCGTCACCGCCCGCCGCGACCCAGACGCCCCGGCCTCCGACCAGCGCCTGCTCATCTGCCGGACCGACTCGATGGTGCTCTCGCAGACCTCGACCTGGGACACGATGGGGCTGCGTGGGACCTGCAGCAACGGCTGGATCCTCGACACCGAGACCACCGTCGACCGGGTGTTCCGCGACGACTACGCGGCGATCTCGGCGCAGACGGTCCTGCCGGTCTCGCACGTGCTCTGGGCCTCGGTCTGGCTCGGCATCGCCGCCTCGGCGAGCGAGCGCGCCCGGACCGCGGTCCGCGAGCAGGCGCGTGCCGCGATCGGGACGACCCCGCCCGGAGCGCTCCGGCTCGCCGAGCTCCTGGTCGACCTGCAGGCCCTCGCCGACTCGGTCCGGCACGCCGCGGAGCGGTTCGACGCTGCGGCCGACGACCCCGAGGTGCTCGCCTCGAGCGCCTACGCCCTCGCCGCGAACGCCCTCAAGATCGGTGCGTCCGAGCGCGTCACCGACATCGTCACGAAGGCGCTCCGCATCGTCGGGATCGCGGGGTACGCGGCCTCCGGCCCGATGAGCATCGCCCGACACCTCCGAGACGCCCACGGTGCCGCCGTCATGGTGAGCAACGACCGTCTCCTCAAGAACGACGCCGACCTGGCCCTCATGACGGGAGTGATCCTGTGA
- a CDS encoding acyl carrier protein: MDQEPQHSSTTATLLDPTIEQAVRRALADHGRLTVDAQDVASIADLYALGLSSHATVNVMLAVESELDVEFPDSVLNRSTFATVESIVAAAELAS; this comes from the coding sequence ATGGACCAGGAACCACAGCACTCGAGCACGACCGCGACGCTGCTCGACCCCACGATCGAACAGGCCGTGCGCCGCGCACTCGCCGACCACGGGCGCCTGACCGTGGACGCACAGGACGTCGCCTCGATCGCCGACCTGTACGCACTCGGGCTGTCGTCGCACGCCACCGTGAACGTCATGCTCGCGGTCGAGTCCGAGCTCGACGTCGAGTTCCCCGACTCGGTCCTGAACCGCTCCACCTTCGCCACCGTCGAGTCGATCGTCGCCGCTGCGGAGCTCGCCTCGTGA
- a CDS encoding holo-ACP synthase, translating to MSTIRTGTDLAAVEDVVAGISAHGERYLDRLFTVRERTDAGDDPERLAARFAGKEAVVKLLRPAPDQAIPLREVAIVLDDHGAPTVELTGTAAALADAIGCGAIAVSLAHERGLAVATAVALSDR from the coding sequence ATGAGCACGATCCGGACCGGGACCGACCTCGCCGCGGTCGAGGACGTGGTGGCGGGCATCTCGGCGCACGGCGAGCGGTACCTGGACCGGCTCTTCACCGTCCGGGAGCGCACCGACGCGGGCGACGACCCGGAGCGCCTGGCCGCCCGGTTCGCGGGCAAGGAGGCCGTGGTGAAGCTCCTCCGCCCCGCACCGGACCAGGCGATCCCGCTGCGCGAGGTGGCGATCGTCCTCGACGACCACGGCGCGCCGACGGTGGAGCTGACCGGGACCGCCGCTGCCCTGGCCGATGCGATCGGGTGCGGCGCGATCGCGGTGTCCCTCGCGCACGAACGGGGTCTGGCCGTCGCCACGGCGGTGGCGCTCTCCGACCGCTGA
- a CDS encoding CoF synthetase gives MKRAAVFTVVWVVETFVALFMPRVGTHKLLLTPGIEPLRWTLGRWRAWRTVERAAKRVPAYGAFLAEAGRASRPFRLDTRGGIAAAISGLPEMDKDSYVKRWSIPERCVDGRLPRRGVVVDESSGSSGTPTSWVRGPDERQATRQLLQLGFSRTAKDLPKQPFVLNAFSLGAWATGMNVTASLTESSMIKSIGPDRDKIVQTMREFGTDFTYIICSYPPFLKALFEDDRLDWSEYTIVAAFGGEGISENMRAHIEQYAQAVLGSYGASDLEINLGIETPFSVQLRRAIAASSELSAALTKQAEYGVLPMVFQFNPFGYLIETNDLGELVVTITRSENISPRIRYNIHDRGHVVRMRSLRRTLRAHGFDELADAAELDLPLLFHYGRSDLSVDYNGAVVAPDVVRDVVYDDPELLEAVENHRLISYEDDRGDRQLHIAFQLAAGAGSFDSDAARPAVIAELRRLNKDFSNAIRTAPPGTLPTVAFYPYRTGPFREDGKKLKNEYVWQLPAGSVDQWELDLAWVAPQEA, from the coding sequence GTGAAGCGCGCGGCGGTCTTCACCGTCGTGTGGGTCGTCGAGACCTTCGTGGCGCTGTTCATGCCCCGCGTCGGCACCCACAAGCTCCTGCTCACGCCGGGCATCGAGCCGCTCCGCTGGACCCTCGGACGCTGGCGTGCCTGGCGGACCGTGGAGCGGGCTGCGAAGCGGGTACCCGCCTACGGGGCGTTCCTGGCGGAGGCGGGACGGGCCTCCCGTCCGTTCCGTCTCGACACGCGTGGCGGGATCGCCGCGGCGATCTCGGGCCTGCCCGAGATGGACAAGGACTCCTACGTCAAGCGGTGGAGCATCCCCGAACGCTGCGTCGACGGGCGGCTGCCACGGCGCGGCGTGGTCGTCGACGAGTCGAGCGGGTCGAGCGGCACGCCGACCAGCTGGGTCCGCGGTCCCGACGAACGGCAGGCCACCCGGCAACTGCTGCAGCTCGGGTTCTCGCGCACCGCGAAGGACCTGCCGAAGCAGCCGTTCGTGCTCAACGCCTTCTCGCTCGGGGCGTGGGCCACGGGCATGAACGTGACCGCGTCGCTCACCGAGTCGTCGATGATCAAGTCGATCGGGCCGGACCGCGACAAGATCGTGCAGACGATGCGCGAGTTCGGCACCGACTTCACCTACATCATCTGCAGCTACCCGCCGTTCCTGAAGGCGCTGTTCGAGGACGACCGGCTCGACTGGAGCGAGTACACGATCGTCGCGGCGTTCGGTGGCGAGGGCATCAGCGAGAACATGCGCGCCCACATCGAGCAGTACGCGCAGGCCGTCCTCGGTTCCTACGGGGCGAGCGACCTCGAGATCAACCTCGGCATCGAGACGCCGTTCAGCGTGCAGCTGCGCCGGGCGATCGCAGCCTCATCCGAGCTGTCCGCAGCGCTGACGAAGCAGGCCGAGTACGGCGTGCTGCCGATGGTGTTCCAGTTCAACCCGTTCGGGTACCTGATCGAGACGAACGACCTCGGCGAACTCGTCGTCACCATCACCCGGTCCGAGAACATCAGTCCACGGATCCGGTACAACATCCACGACCGCGGGCACGTCGTGCGGATGCGGTCGCTGCGCCGGACGCTGCGCGCACACGGCTTCGACGAGCTCGCTGACGCCGCCGAGCTCGACCTGCCCTTGCTGTTCCACTACGGCCGCTCCGACCTGTCCGTCGACTACAACGGTGCGGTCGTCGCGCCCGACGTCGTGCGCGACGTGGTCTACGACGACCCCGAGCTGCTCGAGGCCGTCGAGAACCACCGGCTGATCAGCTACGAGGACGACCGGGGCGACCGACAACTGCACATCGCGTTCCAGCTCGCTGCGGGCGCCGGGTCCTTCGACTCGGACGCGGCGCGCCCTGCGGTCATCGCCGAGCTGCGGCGGTTGAACAAGGACTTCTCGAACGCGATCCGGACGGCGCCGCCCGGCACCCTGCCCACGGTGGCGTTCTACCCGTACCGGACGGGGCCGTTCCGCGAGGACGGCAAGAAGCTCAAGAACGAGTACGTCTGGCAGCTGCCCGCCGGCTCGGTGGACCAGTGGGAGCTCGACCTGGCATGGGTCGCGCCGCAGGAGGCCTGA
- a CDS encoding aldo/keto reductase, translating into MQSRTLGRTGREVSPIGLGTWQFGGDWGPVSDADANAVMDASVESGVTLFDTADVYGDGRSEQLIGAWRATNPDVPLTVTTKMGRRAEQVPSNYVAANFREWVDRSRTNLRQDTLDLVQLHCPPSEVIGDDAVYDALDALVADGSVAAYGVSVETADQALAAIARPGVASVQIILNAFRLKPLDRVLPAAREAGVGILARVPLASGLLSGKYTTETSFAEGDHRNYNRHGEAFDQGETFSGVDYDDGVRAAQTFAASLPDAVSVPQAALAWVVAQDGVTAAIPGARNPEQARSNAAAGDLPEIDGLDATVRDLYDTWFRATVHDRW; encoded by the coding sequence ATGCAGAGTCGCACCCTCGGCCGTACCGGCCGCGAAGTCTCCCCCATCGGTCTCGGCACGTGGCAGTTCGGCGGTGACTGGGGTCCGGTGAGCGACGCGGACGCGAACGCCGTGATGGACGCCTCGGTCGAGTCCGGTGTCACGCTCTTCGACACCGCCGACGTGTACGGCGACGGTCGCAGCGAGCAGCTCATCGGTGCGTGGCGTGCGACGAACCCCGACGTGCCGCTGACGGTCACGACGAAGATGGGCCGCCGCGCCGAGCAGGTCCCGTCGAACTACGTGGCGGCGAACTTCCGCGAGTGGGTGGACCGCTCGCGCACGAACCTGCGGCAGGACACGCTCGACCTGGTGCAGCTGCACTGCCCGCCGTCCGAGGTCATCGGCGACGACGCCGTGTACGACGCCCTCGACGCGCTGGTCGCGGACGGCTCGGTCGCCGCCTACGGCGTCAGTGTCGAGACGGCCGACCAGGCGTTGGCCGCGATCGCCCGGCCCGGCGTCGCGAGTGTCCAGATCATCCTCAACGCGTTCCGGCTCAAGCCGCTGGACCGCGTGCTGCCGGCAGCCCGGGAGGCAGGGGTCGGCATCCTCGCGCGCGTCCCGTTGGCCTCGGGGTTGCTGTCCGGCAAGTACACGACGGAGACGTCGTTCGCCGAGGGTGACCACCGCAACTACAACCGGCACGGCGAGGCCTTCGACCAGGGCGAGACGTTCAGCGGTGTGGACTACGACGACGGCGTGCGCGCGGCGCAGACCTTCGCGGCATCCCTGCCCGACGCCGTCTCCGTGCCGCAGGCGGCGCTGGCGTGGGTCGTCGCGCAGGACGGCGTCACCGCGGCGATCCCCGGCGCCCGCAACCCGGAGCAGGCCCGGTCGAACGCGGCGGCCGGCGATCTGCCGGAGATCGACGGCCTGGACGCCACGGTCCGCGACCTGTACGACACGTGGTTCCGCGCCACGGTCCACGACCGCTGGTGA
- a CDS encoding SatD family protein produces MSDEPIYAVILDLVDSRTLDDRPAAQRDVERAFRETTDVTPVDPVHATVGDEFQVIYATLTDALVASTAAMLALPPTVQVRLGMGRGTVRTVGSGTSGPLQDGPAWWSARDAINETHRREDGRTSFLRSWFHASDDRHGTEERLVNAYFLSRDHVVARLTPRARRIALGLVQGRTQAQIAAAEGITPSAVSQSVQKSGVAAIVEGLRVLAGQER; encoded by the coding sequence ATGTCGGACGAGCCCATCTACGCCGTGATCCTCGATCTCGTCGACTCCCGCACGCTCGACGACCGCCCCGCCGCACAGCGCGACGTCGAGCGGGCGTTCCGCGAGACGACCGACGTCACCCCGGTGGACCCGGTGCACGCGACCGTCGGCGACGAGTTCCAGGTGATCTACGCAACGCTCACCGACGCGCTCGTCGCCAGCACCGCCGCGATGCTCGCGCTGCCGCCGACGGTGCAGGTCCGACTCGGGATGGGGCGCGGGACCGTGCGGACCGTCGGCTCCGGTACGAGCGGCCCGCTCCAGGACGGCCCGGCGTGGTGGTCCGCCCGCGACGCCATCAACGAGACGCACCGCCGCGAAGACGGCCGGACGTCCTTCCTCCGGTCGTGGTTCCACGCGTCCGACGACCGCCACGGCACCGAGGAGCGACTCGTGAACGCCTACTTCCTCAGCCGCGACCACGTCGTGGCCCGCCTGACACCACGGGCCCGACGCATCGCGCTCGGACTCGTCCAGGGCCGGACCCAGGCGCAGATCGCCGCGGCCGAGGGCATCACGCCGTCAGCGGTCTCCCAGTCGGTGCAGAAGTCGGGCGTGGCCGCGATCGTCGAGGGTCTCCGGGTCCTCGCGGGACAGGAACGCTGA